Genomic window (Pieris rapae chromosome 12, ilPieRapa1.1, whole genome shotgun sequence):
CGTACGGTACTCTAAGCCAGTGCGaaactaaatatgtaaacCAAACAAatcctaaattataaaaaacaaaagtgtgGAGCGGATtcgaaacaaattataatatctatataaaattgcgTAACGGTGCGGACAGCAACACACCTATCTCATGCGCTGTGGGGGGAGGTCTTACGCGAGCTGGAGTCGGTCGAAAGAAGCGAGGACGAGGGACAGCTGAGACACCCGTCGCTGGCGCTCATCTCGGAGCGGCCGGTCGCGATTGCCGCGTCCCGGTCCGTCCGCTCGGACATCCGACACGTCGACACGTCCGAAGACGACGAGTGCGCTCGAAGCATCACGTCCACGATTCTAGGTGCACGCGATTCGTCCCAGTTTTCTGTACTTTCCGTTATACAGTAATCTTCGCTTAGTTTGACCGGGGAACTGACTTCGTACTTCGTCGATTTCAACTTTATATTATCGAGCGTTATAACCCTTGGTTTCTTGTCAATTTCACTGAACACAAGGCTCCCATTGATCGAGGCGTTTGTTTCCGTGTGATCTTCGGAAGGCAAATTGGGCAATTCGAACTCATTGCCCTGCGCGAGGGTGTCCTCGCTACCGCGAGAACCGAATTTCGACCAGTCTTCGAGCTGAATCAGAATGCTCCTCACTTCTTTTTCTGACAGTTTACTTTCGCCTCGACTCGTGTCGGTCGCGCTCCGCTCGCAGCGGATGTCATATTGCAAGTCGGCCAAGCTGGCGCTGACCGGTAAGCTCATTCCGGGCACGGGCGAACTCTGGAGGCGAGCAACTGTCAGGTCGGGACTGGATTGGCAATTCCTTTTGTAGCTTTTTACGCAATACGAGAGATTTATCTCATCGAAGCGTTTAGTTAAAGCTTTGACTTTGCCTAATGCGGGACGGTACTCGTCGGGCGAtttccaagtttttttttcagcgCCCACCAAACCCGCATCGTCCGGTTTCCCCTCGACTTTATTACACGTTTTTTGAAGAAACTGATTTAATGTAGTTCTGCAGTTTTCTTTCGTCGACGCGGTCGAAGAATATTCGGTTTCATCAGATTTACTCGACAACGATTTGGTCATATTGAAAATGGTTCTCCTTAACCTGCAGCGAACttcttgtaaatttttaaattcatcacCAAACTTCAATTCTAATCTGCGTCGAGCCGTCTTCGCCGAGCCTACGGGTCCGGTTCGCATTTCGGTCGGCGAAGGCGGAGTCTGACAGGTGGCGTCGGCGGTCGCCGGTCTCCGCTCCTCCGCCGCGTCGAGGGATAAGGACGGGAGTATTCTGCGTATTTTTGGGGTGGGTATTTGATCGTTCGCCCCGTCCTTCTCGAAGATCACCGGCTCGCAGTCGGGTTCGTCGATGTAAGGTATCCGGGGAGCCTCCGGTTGTGGCGTACGGCAACAATCACACGCACTCACGCAGTCGCCGACGCCCGTACACCTCCGCGCGTAGCGTTCCCGTTCGGCGCGAACCTTGCACATGTCTAGCACAAGTTTCGTACTAATGGGTTTCATTCGGGGCGGGAGGCGAACGCGCTCCCCGTCGTTGACGCGACGTTCGCAGTAGAGAGGAGGGGGCGGGACGGGAGGCGGAGCTTCGTACGGGACGTGAGTGTCTCCCGGAGAGGGGTCGTCGCCGTCGTCGCACGTAAAAGTGAAAACCGGGAGTCGTCGGCGCGCGGCTAGATCGCCATTCGCTCCCGCGGAACGACCGGACACATCCGGGGTCAAATCGTCCTGCGACTCGTCATTCTCTCTATCTGACGTCACGATGAGCCTAGGTATGGACCCGCGATAACGTAATAATATGTCTTCACTGTCGTCCGTCGTGCTAGATTCGGAAGATACGTTTCTGAGGAGATGACATCTATCGCGATTGAGCCGATGGCCGTATCCTGCAATCATAAACTCTCCTCAATTAATACGCTACGAGGTCTAACAAAAATTGACGAAGCcgaaaaaaagaaaaccacAAAATGTGTCGCTTCCGAAGAGCGATAAAATAAGAAGAAACTGAAACGAAATCGCAAAAAAATCAACGGAATAACATCGTAGCTCTTTGCCTGCGGTGGCCAGTTCCGAGAGAGGCGACGTCGGCTTCAGCAAGGCCGGGTGAGGGTTCGTGAAGGTGCCCGAGTTTCGACGCACGCGGTCTTCGTACGGTACGTCGTCATCTAGAGTACGGGACAGAGTGAGAAATGAACGGCCGTTTTGAAATAGAGCGAGGGCGCCCAGTGGAAGACTCACCCGGACGTTGTTGCGCGTAGGCCGGCTGGTGCAGAAGAGTCGCGAGGCCGTGCAGCACGGCTCCCTGCTTGGCCACCTCCAGGGTCACTATCGGGCCCGTCCTCACTAAGTACTCGGCCGCCTGTGGAAGCGACGGAGAATCGTCAGAGGGACGTCTGAGAGCTTCGGGACGGAGCGGAAGATAAACATTCGTCATACGTTTTCCTGCGAGATGCCGACGAGCGAGTGACCGTCCACCGACAGCAGCTGGTCTCCGGCCGCCAGGCGTCCGTCGGCCGCCGCGGCCCCTCCCGCCACCACAGACTTGACGTAGATGCCCAGCTTGCTTTGTCCTGCGCCCTGCGGATCGAAATCGTGAGGGCGACGTTATAAACGGTCGTCCGACGCGTCGTGATGTCCCGCCGAAAGGCTCACCTTGGCGGCGACGATGCTGAGCCCCATGCCGTTGGAGTTCTTGTGCAGCTGGATGAGCTGCGGCGTAGGGTCGGGCGGGCGCCGGGGCGGCGCGGCGTGCGCGTGCATGTAGACGGTCCAGAGCCCGACGGCGTGCGGTTGCGGCGCCAGACGACACAGTCCGCCCCTCTGCAGCGGCGCCACGAACTCGGCCAGGCCGGGGGGTACGCCGCGCACCACCTCCGCGCTGAAGCCGTCGCCGGGGATCAGCAGCGCCGTGCCCAGCCACTCGCTCTCCTCCAGCTCGATCTGCTCGCAGAGAGAGGAGTCGTGACGACCGGGTCGGAGCCGAGAGAGATCGGTTCGATTCTCGAGCTCTCGGGATCACCTCTCTACCGTCGGCCCGGTACAGCTCGTCCGCGAGCGCCCGGGCGTGCGCCACGGCAGCCTCCACGAGGTCGGCGGGAAGGAGCGGCGAGAGCAAAGCTCGAACTTGAACCGAGTTGAGCTTGAAACAGGCCGCCAGCGCGGCTCGCACTTCCTCCGCCGTCCGGTACTCGCCCTGGATCAGACGCGCTGCGGAACGCGACACGCGCGAACGTATTATTGGTTTGTGGGTGGCGCGAAGCGAACGCCGAGTCCACTCTCGGACGTCTGCTGTGGGACGACTCGCGCCAAAAACTCACCCGCTCGATGAGTCCTCGCCAAGTGGCAGTCGGCCGCCAGCTCCAGCCCTTGTCTCTCGGCCCAGGCCGCGAGAAGCGCCAGGCGAGCGGACAGGGAGGCGCCCCATCGAGGCGTGATATTGTTCGGCTCCGAGACCAGCTGTCGGAAACGAGTCGAGCGTCAGAGGCGTCTACGCTTCACTCGAGAACGGAGGAAAAGAAGAGAGCGAACCTTGTTGAAGGCGATGGCGTTGATGAAGTGGAATAGGTGCGAGAACAGCTGTATGGTGAGCGCGGCGTTTACTCGGCAGCGCCGCAGCAGCACCATGGCGGCGGCCAGCGCCTGCAGCACGGGCGCCGTGGCCTCGGTGTCGTCTCCGCCGCCGCGGGCCAGCGCCCACACCGCGCCGCGAAGTTCCTCCGCGAAGCACGACACCAGGTTGCTGAGGAAGGATACACGACATGAGTCGAGGGGAGGGCGACGCGGAGGCGAGGCGTCAGACGCGCGAGTACCTGAATGCGTTCTGCACTGTGATGGGGAGCGACTCCTGCGCCTGCGTGGAGAAAGAGCAGACGTGCCGGTCGCACTTGAGGAAGTGCAGCAGCTCACTGGCGTTGGCCATCCAGAATGCCTGCGCCGCGGAGTCCGCGCGACGCTCCTGTTCAGACAAACGTGTGTTCAAAGTGCATCGTGGCCATCGCTCAGTAGCAGACACATTCGAAGGCAAAGTATTGCCAGGCAGACCTGCACGGTGGCGTGTATGAGTGTGGCGACGTGGTGCAGGAACGCGGTGAGCTTGTGCGCTCGTTCCGTCGGCGTCAGCTCCGGCCGGTAGTGGGTGGACGCGCGGTATCTGCAAAGGGCGGCATTGGCGCGTCAGAGCACGGCGACTACGGAGCTGAAGTTATGCGAAAAGTCATTCCGCCCTCACCTGGCGCACAGGTAGAGCGTGTAGACCGGGGCCAGCTTGAAGGCCGGGGCGTGGGGGTCGAGCCTCGAGATGACGGCGGACAGGAACTGGGCTTGCCCCGCCTCCGGAAACTCCAGGACGGCCGGGAGGATCGCCTCCTGTCCCGCTCGCCACGCGCCGCCGCCGCTTCTGATTCATCATTAGCGACTTTAGCGTGGAGTACGATTGCGTGGAGATTAAAATTGGGGCATATTACTGAAGTTCTATGAGTGACAAAGGGCGGGCGGGACCTCGCCTTTAGATCGGCCCGCGTGCGTTAACGAATTGAGAAGCGACAACGGTAAGCCGACGCGAGGCGAGAATACCTATTTTCGTGTCCGGAGCCCCCGCTCTTGGCGCTACAGATGCTCTTGGTCTCGACGTTGCCGTCCAGGTCGAAAGTGGTCTCGTAGTTGTCCTTGTAGCTGAGGCGGTGCGAGGTGCGACTCGAGTGCTCGCGCTCGTCGCGGCCGAACTCGTGCTTGGAATCGTTCGAGCGCGGCGACTCTTCCGGTTTGAGCGTGTTGTTATTGTCGTTGTCGTCTTCGTCGTAGTGCCCGTCGTCGGGGTGGTCGTCGTCGTCGAGGAGGTCCCGGTGGGGCGAGGCCAGCGACGAGGGAGACATGGCTCCGCTGTCCGCGGTCGACCTAACGTTCGTAAACAAGCGTATGTCGTGAGCCAGTGACAAACATGCAAAACAAAGACGATACGTGACGAACAGAACGAGCGACACGAAGTGTGTTCACGAGGGGTGCGATGGTTCTAGGTGACATCTATTAGTGCAAACACTGAGTTCTAAATTGCCTAGGAAGGCTCGGAAGCCGTCGCGTACCTGTCGTAGATGGAGCCCGAGCCGTAATGTTGCGACTGAGAAATGTTTCGGCTGATGAGCTGCTCCTGCGCCGGATCCACGAAACGGAAGGTGGACACTCGGCCGAATTTGAGTAGGCAGCCGtgctttaatttaatattatattttattattagtaatgatAGTAAAGATAATCACGACATCAGCTTCGCTCATCGTGTCCGGATACCTGTAGCCTAGTAGTGTGCGTGACGCGTCGTCCGTTGACGTAGACTTGTGCGTCGGCGTGCAGCGGAGTGACGGAGTGTCCGCCCTCGGTGGGAGCCAGCACGCAGTGCCGCGGCTGAATGGAAGGTCCGTACAGCTGCAGCGCCGTGCCGTTCACCGATCCCACCTGAAAGATAACAACGTCACGGGACATAATATAAGAGAGCCAAACGCTTGTTTAAAATAGAATGTGTAATCCACGAGCGGCTCCcgtaacaaaacaatattgacGTCAATTAGCGCGAGTCCGTCTTTCCGCCCTTGGATGAGTTTGGGGGCAATTCTGTTTGCTTTGATAGCCTAGCGATATTTGAAAAGTGTGCTCAAATGCAAGGTTACAAGGCAACGCTATGTAGGTGCCTACTACAGTTTTGTTCAGAAGCatataagaagaaaaagattaaagttaaaaagagtaccggaagttttttacgccggctttttctctctgtcttctttgccgatgtgtagggatgccaacaggctcgaatttaatgacgtggaataagtgataccatgatgatcttatgttccaaaataaacaattttttttattatatacattagcGGCGAATGTTCGACCTTAATATAGTTTTCAACGACctagtttaatgttttaattaacaattcaaGCCAAGTGGCTAAGCCAAAGAAAGCTCTAGCTTAAAACTGTATCAatctctttttaaataaaacacccATTGATGAGATATTAGACTCGAGTAGGTACCTATAATCGGTTCGCTCTGATATCTGACACTGAAATaaggtaaatgtaaaactaTGGTCATTTTGACTGCGTCGGATCTATCAGCAGGTATGTGTGCTGGCATCGCAACGTAATCGCAATCCAATTTGTAGAATAAGATTTTCATTTAACAGTATTATCGATTAAACTTGAGCAAATTATTTTGCCGTTTGCTTCAGCGTTGAACGCTCGCCGCTCGCTCAATATGAAGACGGCCTAAGAGAGTTGTGAATCAATTAACCTAATGGATACATACGTGAGACATGGGAGTCGAATCGGGATTACAAATTGACGTGTGCTGCTGTTTCTAGACCCCAAGGGATAGCGATACCTTCAATGTTGTACTGTATAGTTTCGCACTGCGACTTGAGTTACGTACCTCGACGACATCGGCGACTCGCAGCCGGCGCCCGTTCTCGAGGGCGGTGCCGTCCGGCGTGACCTCAATGAGCATGGGGTCTGTCCCGGGACGTGCGCCCGCGCCGCCGCTCGGCTTTTTCTTGCGCCGTCGCGGCTGGCCCTCCGACGGCCGACGCCGGACGTGGAACATTATGGAGCCTGGACAACGAATACACTGAATCGATCTGAACATAAGAGGCCTTGCTTTATTGTTGGCGGTCGCTAAATCAGAATTGTAGTGTCGATGTCACatttcaagaaaataaaataaagttatcttCAATATCGGCAACTATTCATATGACTGCCAATACGAGtagtatttgaaatataatagtttagaATCCGTTAGTGCAGTGGGCATCATCACCAGCATCTCTAGTGTAACATCAACGTCATGAGAATCGCGTATCAGAGCGATGTCTTGTTGATAGTATAGGGCGTCCTGAGTCTATGGGACATCAAGGGTACCTTAAAAATCGTAGATGGGCTGAAAGAAGACTTtagcttattttaaaaagttattattttttattgaacagggggcaaacgggcaggagcctcacctgatgttaagtactATATATACTGTACTGATATGTTACTGCATTCTGtgattttctaaaaattactCGTCTCGTCTGGGAATCGAACCGACACAAACGTGAAAAAATACTCTTAGTTTTTAGATGCCAATATGAACAGAAAGGACAAAAACTAATGATTTTTCATAAGTAATACAGTACTTTGAAATAAAGGAACAACGTAAAATGTTTGAGTAAAAtttcaagaaaattattaatcagtGGCATGTCTCTTTCGCGTTTGAGTTGGTTCATTTACCAAACGAGACAagtaatttttagaaaatcatTGAATGCcgtaatacttattattattatatttaaggtactttcccttgATGTGCCATAGTcttgggacgccctgtatacatatattattttgtaaacatacATCGGTTTAatgcttatataaaaataaataacgataTAACAATATTCTGCACACCACAAAACGTTTTaccataattttatgaaattgtttCGTCTAAGTAATTGGTATTCGAGCTGACTTTGAAAGTtccttgaataaaattaataattctgatacttttagtattattaaaggTCACGTAGGCCACGTAAATACACGTAAAAATACAACAACACATTGCATCAGAAGGTGAGTGAGGCTTTATCTCTATACATTAGATAGATAGAGCAGAGAGTAACGTGAGTACGAGTAAGTCACTCGTGCTGACGTCGGTCACTTGGACAAACGCAGCCGATGCTGTGCTTCAAACCAGCTTTTATCAAAGCAAACGAACCTAGAATAAATTTGCCATGGAAACGTGTGGCTGAGCTGTGAATAATTGACTAGAGTGGCAGTATGTGAGTGTCGTATGTGttgtaaatgaattttaatctcGAAAGGGTTTTTGGTCGGCCGCGTCCGTTTGCCCTTCAAAATCATGAATTTGCTGAATACAGTTCAACGCCACAAATCATATTGTTTCATTATACACAAACGTAATCAAGGGACGAATTGAAAAAGTAATGCGTTGATAACTTGACAAACCGTCATCAACTAAACTTGTGCGAGAAATGATTATCCATACAGCACTCGTACTTTGTATGTCCTCATCAATTCTTCGACGTGGATCaaagcaataaataactttaaaggAGCGGCATGTGACCATTGTATGCATACGGCACAACGTTATGTCTATTTGTGAGAACCGGCCTTATTTCGATGCTTGTCTATTACGGCAATATTCGTGTATTTGCTCATTCGATAAAAAATCGTCACATAATTTCTAAAGTTTATTAAGGtaggaaacaaaatatattaaagcatAAATCGAATATCACATTTTACAGAAAGctcttcaaatttaaaaatcaaaattaaatcccTCGCCATTGCAATCTCTGTTGGGCCTGATGCATATGGATGCCTTGCAAATCTAAAAAGCgaggttaattttaatatttcagcgAGTTACGGCAGAAATATTGCCACCAGGAACACATGTTTTCAGTGAACAAGCGTAGAGCTCCTTAAAGGCTTAATCTCAAAAATGTGATAAAAATCTTCGTGAAATAGAAAGTTTGTTCTCAAGATATCGCACAGTGAGAGCCACTCGTGACCTTTCCAAAGGTAAAACGTGTTCTGGATCCCAATTACAGTCGGAAATTCATTATTAAGACCCTTTGTCGCAAACAACACTATTACTAGTCTCAAACCGAATTTCTTGCGAGAACTATAAAGACGAATAGTTGGTTTCGTTTCAAAAGCGGTTAGACTTAGCTAATACTAGTCGCGATAGTCAACTTTGACAGGACGTGTGTAGGTTAATGGCCTTGTCAAATGGGACATGATGTGATGAACTTCGCATCTCGTTTCCAAACTACGCCTTATTCGCACAGTATATAGTACAGTGAATCTTCGTAAAACTTttctgatttaattattatgcatTAGTACCAATACAGTGTATTGTCCTTACGTAATATGATAAGAAGAAGTGGTGTAATTGTTGTGTTGTATTTGCGTTGCAAACGTTgtgtaatacaaaaaatatggcgtttaaaaagagtggcggagagtttagttcttctcttccgttctacgcccttgatttgagaactggtagtaaatgtaaaattagaagcatgtaatgtatatttcctttttttttgcgttcataagtttacaatgtgtcatctatatgaataaatgatttttgacttttactTTGGCTTTGACCAACTTTATCTGTTTATCTTTTTCAAGCAGCCGAAAGTCGaatgaattaatattgtataatttcgtattttttatttgcctaTCATTATAACATCTACTGTTGCATGGATTGACTTCCTTGTAAAACCTATGAGTACTATGACATTTGTTTggtttacttatttttgtgtGGTGGTTTGTAAGCAAAGTAAACAATGTGTGGCGACCCAGAAACAATAGCTTAGCCCTCCGGGAATGGCGCAATTGGAACGCGGTCAAACACACGTcacattttcataaatttgcgCATTTTTAATTAGCTTGTGTTAATTAGGAGACTTTCagataaatattctatacttatatattcGATATATTTAAGACAACCTCAAGAGGTCAAgccaaattattaatttttattattacaaattacaaactTTTGCGTAATAGATTAGGTACGTACGAGTCTTTCAAATTTAGCTAAATTCacctttttaaaaacatacgaTGTAAAATTTCAGAGCTGTATGTATGCTGTATGGCTGTATATGTTGTTGGGTGAAAAACAATGTCATAATGTACACGAGCTTAGTAGTTTTGCGTTTCTTCATATATTTAgcccaataaaaaatataatatggatcttaaataaaaatatagaaaattggATGAACAACTCGTTTGAGATTGACTTACATAAAATCGGATATTCCTTAATTATACGTAATTTAGTCATCTAAGTAACtcattaatcaataaatgcCCCAATTCAaagcattattaatattccCTAAACAAGTGGAGAATATTTAACATCAAGACagaagatttttaaatcgaaaccTTAATCAATATCAGCATCTCGTTAATCATAGTCCAGCAGAAATGAAGGCTGTGGTATGTAGGCATGGAAGGGGTGCGGACTTAATACAATTACAGGCGATTTGTCTTCCCGAGAGCTTTTATCAGGTTATTGGGCCGAGTGCCTGCTCTCCTTGACATTTACAAGGAGGCTAAATAGACATTAGGCGCTTCGGTTCAAGTTTTATCTATTTCAAcactattcaaatataaataaaatattatacttcaATACTTGATCTGTGCCATTCCATTAAAGTAATTTCTAATCTCTATATTCTTCAGATATTTGAGCAAAATATCGTATTGTGTCGACCCGTATCTTTTACGACCAACTCGTAAAACTCCTCTCAACGAGCGAAATAGAGCAAGTTTAACGGGGAACATCAAAATATTTGACCTTTAATTCGCAACCACAACGCGCTTAGAAACTTCTGTCGAAAGTGAACGAAGTCATGCACCGCAAGTTGAAAACAAGTTTGTGACTTACTGTGTGGCAAAAGCGATATTATCAACAATCctatgaaactaaaaacactGTCAACATTCGCGAAACATAACTTCCAAGGACGTCATTATGCAGATCGATTCACAGAACCGACGGGCATCGAACCGCAAAACAAGTTAAAAATACCAGCACCGCCGCGAGAACCGGCCTCTGCGGACACACCGGTCCCACTACTGGGCAGTGGGCACATGCGTTTGTTTACTATCTGCCTCGATCGCATCACCGGCGGGAGTCACCGAAGGTGCCGCTGCCGGGCAGC
Coding sequences:
- the LOC110995879 gene encoding afadin isoform X4; protein product: MDWGIRRSIMFHVRRRPSEGQPRRRKKKPSGGAGARPGTDPMLIEVTPDGTALENGRRLRVADVVEVGSVNGTALQLYGPSIQPRHCVLAPTEGGHSVTPLHADAQVYVNGRRVTHTTRLQHGCLLKFGRVSTFRFVDPAQEQLISRNISQSQHYGSGSIYDRSTADSGAMSPSSLASPHRDLLDDDDHPDDGHYDEDDNDNNNTLKPEESPRSNDSKHEFGRDEREHSSRTSHRLSYKDNYETTFDLDGNVETKSICSAKSGGSGHENRSGGGAWRAGQEAILPAVLEFPEAGQAQFLSAVISRLDPHAPAFKLAPVYTLYLCARYRASTHYRPELTPTERAHKLTAFLHHVATLIHATVQERRADSAAQAFWMANASELLHFLKCDRHVCSFSTQAQESLPITVQNAFSNLVSCFAEELRGAVWALARGGGDDTEATAPVLQALAAAMVLLRRCRVNAALTIQLFSHLFHFINAIAFNKLVSEPNNITPRWGASLSARLALLAAWAERQGLELAADCHLARTHRAARLIQGEYRTAEEVRAALAACFKLNSVQVRALLSPLLPADLVEAAVAHARALADELYRADGREIELEESEWLGTALLIPGDGFSAEVVRGVPPGLAEFVAPLQRGGLCRLAPQPHAVGLWTVYMHAHAAPPRRPPDPTPQLIQLHKNSNGMGLSIVAAKGAGQSKLGIYVKSVVAGGAAAADGRLAAGDQLLSVDGHSLVGISQENAAEYLVRTGPIVTLEVAKQGAVLHGLATLLHQPAYAQQRPGGGGVAGGRRASERDLPSRLAAEPVKPSKSTPALHQPPGPPPPQSPLSPPNLLSPGVRATASKSRSSHNLSSPPVDSFYQNLASVHDRRDSRWSSLRSSGGGRPQSAHFDEHHADLDRHQVNQANARAAKLAEMSEEVTRRQQLQYQHMQQHLQQQQQHSQQQQQHSQQQQQHSQQQQQHSQQQMFYKPATPQMYAPAAYDASSHPTSQPGPQPVSHDVPSPGPQSLQGSMHGLHNIQGSQAFISHNQQPTPQPHASYGQPQRYEWVQAGPPSPQRSQPPVAPKPPGPRRPELDPVELGQLSHGTPARVRADEVKHDTEQHAASAQEAASAYATHNPWQREERERQAEARRAAARARRDHTVAHLLALGATRTAAQNQQLRALQLERDFERRATQHQTDEGGNGEGSPEEESPPSEHPAERDSRLHGQHPQPPAPKSILKSNTRAETLNGFQTHPSPSEESRMSELSVNVSGMSVSAASGDPVPLVAPTPPERGSSFAVMATRRPPSPQSPAGTGRDKRVSFHERASEPPPAPPASSPPPMDVPAAPREDPDRFLEEAESMLDEVGAGAAHASPSAAHTPGVIGAQEVYRDPRTRRLAEQRARAAPAPVPEHLSFKEKMKMFALESGEASTPKDKVKISRAQRDIDAVH
- the LOC110995879 gene encoding afadin isoform X5, whose protein sequence is MFHVRRRPSEGQPRRRKKKPSGGAGARPGTDPMLIEVTPDGTALENGRRLRVADVVEVGSVNGTALQLYGPSIQPRHCVLAPTEGGHSVTPLHADAQVYVNGRRVTHTTRLQHGCLLKFGRVSTFRFVDPAQEQLISRNISQSQHYGSGSIYDRSTADSGAMSPSSLASPHRDLLDDDDHPDDGHYDEDDNDNNNTLKPEESPRSNDSKHEFGRDEREHSSRTSHRLSYKDNYETTFDLDGNVETKSICSAKSGGSGHENRSGGGAWRAGQEAILPAVLEFPEAGQAQFLSAVISRLDPHAPAFKLAPVYTLYLCARYRASTHYRPELTPTERAHKLTAFLHHVATLIHATVQERRADSAAQAFWMANASELLHFLKCDRHVCSFSTQAQESLPITVQNAFSNLVSCFAEELRGAVWALARGGGDDTEATAPVLQALAAAMVLLRRCRVNAALTIQLFSHLFHFINAIAFNKLVSEPNNITPRWGASLSARLALLAAWAERQGLELAADCHLARTHRAARLIQGEYRTAEEVRAALAACFKLNSVQVRALLSPLLPADLVEAAVAHARALADELYRADGREIELEESEWLGTALLIPGDGFSAEVVRGVPPGLAEFVAPLQRGGLCRLAPQPHAVGLWTVYMHAHAAPPRRPPDPTPQLIQLHKNSNGMGLSIVAAKGAGQSKLGIYVKSVVAGGAAAADGRLAAGDQLLSVDGHSLVGISQENAAEYLVRTGPIVTLEVAKQGAVLHGLATLLHQPAYAQQRPGGGGVAGGRRASERDLPSRLAAEPVKPSKSTPALHQPPGPPPPQSPLSPPNLLSPGVRATASKSRSSHNLSSPPVDSFYQNLASVHDRRDSRWSSLRSSGGGRPQSAHFDEHHADLDRHQVNQANARAAKLAEMSEEVTRRQQLQYQHMQQHLQQQQQHSQQQQQHSQQQQQHSQQQQQHSQQQMFYKPATPQMYAPAAYDASSHPTSQPGPQPVSHDVPSPGPQSLQGSMHGLHNIQGSQAFISHNQQPTPQPHASYGQPQRYEWVQAGPPSPQRSQPPVAPKPPGPRRPELDPVELGQLSHGTPARVRADEVKHDTEQHAASAQEAASAYATHNPWQREERERQAEARRAAARARRDHTVAHLLALGATRTAAQNQQLRALQLERDFERRATQHQTDEGGNGEGSPEEESPPSEHPAERDSRLHGQHPQPPAPKSILKSNTRAETLNGFQTHPSPSEESRMSELSVNVSGMSVSAASGDPVPLVAPTPPERGSSFAVMATRRPPSPQSPAGTGRDKRVSFHERASEPPPAPPASSPPPMDVPAAPREDPDRFLEEAESMLDEVGAGAAHASPSAAHTPGVIGAQEVYRDPRTRRLAEQRARAAPAPVPEHLSFKEKMKMFALESGEASTPKDKVKISRAQRDIDAVH